A window of Acidimicrobiales bacterium contains these coding sequences:
- a CDS encoding PRC-barrel domain-containing protein — MSGRDQTNYSRKQNEEGMTESSEFTIGSEVSCIDGTCGELRRVVVDPIARTLTHLVVEAKHRQGVGHLVPMDLVASAEGAIQLSCTISGFEALEDAEESRFLPGAVGQWGYGQDQMLSWPYYGLGLGPTGTGIPAPIVTDRVPVGEVEVRRGEPVMATDGPIGRVQGLVIDAADHHVTHVLLDEGHLWGKKRVAIPIGAVAGVDDGVHLRLTKDEVRDRPPIDLADPE; from the coding sequence ATGAGCGGACGGGATCAGACGAACTACTCCAGGAAGCAAAACGAGGAAGGCATGACCGAATCCAGTGAATTCACCATCGGAAGCGAAGTCTCCTGCATCGACGGCACCTGCGGGGAGTTGAGGCGGGTGGTAGTCGATCCGATTGCCCGGACACTCACCCATCTCGTAGTCGAAGCAAAGCATCGTCAAGGAGTGGGCCACCTCGTACCGATGGATCTCGTCGCCTCGGCTGAGGGTGCCATTCAGCTCAGCTGCACCATCTCCGGATTCGAAGCCCTCGAGGACGCGGAGGAGAGCCGGTTCCTGCCAGGGGCGGTGGGCCAGTGGGGCTATGGCCAAGACCAGATGCTCTCGTGGCCCTACTACGGGCTGGGCCTGGGCCCCACGGGGACGGGGATCCCTGCTCCGATCGTCACCGACCGGGTCCCGGTGGGGGAGGTGGAGGTGCGCCGAGGCGAGCCCGTAATGGCCACCGACGGCCCCATCGGGCGAGTCCAAGGTCTAGTCATTGACGCCGCCGATCATCACGTGACCCACGTCCTCTTGGATGAGGGCCACCTATGGGGCAAGAAGCGTGTCGCCATCCCGATAGGCGCGGTGGCCGGCGTCGATGACGGGGTACACCTGAGGCTCACCAAGGACGAGGTGCGCGACCGGCCGCCGATCGATCTGGCGGACCCGGAGTGA